One Aphidius gifuensis isolate YNYX2018 linkage group LG5, ASM1490517v1, whole genome shotgun sequence genomic region harbors:
- the LOC122857028 gene encoding DNA polymerase delta subunit 3 — MIKIPKDTYMETLSGLINDDDKLVTYKWLSKELEIHVNIAKEILADYWETHKNDGITATYMLIGKTSDGGMRVEVVKDVDLEKSIEKYDSIVSKHIYSLQKNLTDIELLAGEGKGDAKFGAIKCKESIILSDEELFKRRWGINIQFQTRYGKPNDTKPEENKKVEQIKVDDKDKNKDDDKIKNKNDDKIENKDNKDEKVDVTETKDKVEAKKVSPPTKSKGGDKKVGQKKPIQSTKTGFANLFGKVSNQKKTPPVKNEEKTDEKPSTSDESNAKKLFDKKTNKNDTSCSLNSDKDSKKSSPEKQKEEIKISSKDNLDLCANVDFDSPMEIDEPSSSKKDTKSTKITSNGKKTIQKTKSERGKKRERSQDTSDSSKKRKRIVVLESSDESDTEAQSPNLFESSELEETVTPPKERSPSPPAVQVIAGKRKVRKTIDEKYMDEDGYLVTKKVQVMESASEDDEPVPVPVKPATKKVLPPSKTTAKTKKPGNKQTTLTSFFTKK; from the exons atgataaaaattccaaaagaTACTTATATGGAAACATTGTCAggtttaataaatgatgatgataaattg GTTACATACAAATGGCTGAGTAAAGAACTTGAAATTCATGTGAATATTGCAAAAGAAATATTAGCAGATTATTGGGAGACCCATAAAAATGATGGAATAACAGCAACATATATGCTAATTGGTAAAACAAGTGATGGTGGTATGAGAGTTGAAGTTGTCAAAGATGTTGACCTTGAAAAAtccattgaaaaatatgatagtATTGTATCAAAGCATATTTatagtttacaaaaaaatttaacagatATTGAATTATTAGCTGGTGAAGGTAAAGGTGATGCTAAATTTGGAGCAATTAAATGCAAAGAAAGTATTATACTTAGTGATGAAGAGCTATTTAAAAGAAGATGGggaataaatattcaatttcaaACACGTTATGGTAAACCAAATGATACTAAAcctgaagaaaataaaaaagtagaacaaataaaagttgatgataaagataaaaataaagatgatgataaaataaaaaataaaaatgatgataaaattgaaaataaagataataaagatGAAAAGGTTGATGTAACTGAAACAAAGGATAAAGTTGAAGCTAAAAAAGTATCACCACCAACAAAATCAAAAGGTGGTGATAAAAAAGTTGgtcaaaaaaaaccaattcaATCAACAAAAACTGGTTTTGCTAATCTTTTTGGTAAAGTATCAAATCAAAAGAAAACACCACCagtaaaaaatgaagaaaaaactgATGAAAAACCTTCAACATCTGATGAATctaatgctaaaaaattattcgataaaaaaacaaataaaaatgatacatCATGTTCATTAAATTCAGATAAAGATAGTAAAAAATCATCAccagaaaaacaaaaagaagaaattaaaatatcttcaAAAGATAATCTTGATTTATGTGCTAATGTTGATTTTGATTCACCAATGGAAATTGATGAACCATCTTCATCAAAGAAAGATACAAAAAGTACTAAAATTACTagtaatggaaaaaaaacaatacaaaaaacaaaatcagaaagaggaaaaaaacGTGAAAGAAGTCAAGATACCAGTGATAGTAGTAAAAAACGTAAACGTATTGTTGTACTTGAATCAAGTGATGAATCAGATACAGAAGCACAAAGtccaaatttatttgaaagctCAGAATTAGAAGAAACTGTAACACCACCAAAAGAAAgatcaccatcaccaccagcTGTTCAAGTTATTGCTGGTAAACGAAAAGtaagaaaaacaattgatgaaaaatacatGGATGAAGATGGTTATTTAGTAACTAAAAAAGTTCAAGTTATGGAAAGTGCATCTGAAGATGATGAACCAGTTCCTGTACCAGTTAAACCagcaacaaaaaaagttttaccACCATCAAAAACTACAGCCAAGACAAAGAAACCTGGCAACAAACAAACAACattaacaagtttttttacaaaaaaataa
- the LOC122857029 gene encoding pleiotropic regulator 1 — translation MDVQRHSVHTLVFRSLKRTHDAFLNDQGQLPPTNIELDRSKKSIKSKDLYRPILERVRKNEMNKKLNTNDKQDTTTTNNDTLEGNDNNIVALTNNNSNNNGIINSTIMNGSSSSNAMVLPQKKIPTMVKPKWHAPWKLDKVLSGHLGWVRCAAVEPGNQWFGTGSADRIIKIWDLATGILKVSLTGHISTVRGLAFSHRHPYLFSCGEDKQVKCWDLEYNKVIRHYHGHLSAVYTMALHPTIDVLLTAGRDATARVWDMRTKANVHTLVGHTNTVASIICQSSEPQIVTGSHDQTIRLWDLASGKSRATLTNHKKSVRSVVFHPELYMFASASADNIKEWKCPDGKFIQNLSGHNAVINCMGVNSQGVLVSGADNGTMHLWDWRTGYNFQRLQAPVQPGSMDSEAGIFSITFDMSGTRMITTEADKTVKIWKEDDTATEETHPVKWKPDLITRRKF, via the exons ATGGATGTACAACGACACAGTGTTCATACATTAGTATTTAGATCGTTAAAAAGAACTCATgatgcatttttaaatgatcaagGACAATTACCACCAACAAATATTGAATTAGATAGatctaaaaaatcaataaaatcaaaagatTTATACAGACCAATATTAGAACGTGTAcgtaaaaatgaaatgaataaaaaattaaatacaaatgataaacaagatacaacaacaacaaataatgataCACTTGAAggtaatgacaataatattgttgcattaacaaataataatagtaataataatggtataataaattcaacaataatgaatggttcatcatcatcaaatgcaATGGTattaccacaaaaaaaaataccaacaatGGTTAAACCAAAATGGCATGCACCATGGAAACTAGATAAAGTTCTTAGTGGACATTTAGGTTGGGTACGTTGTGCTGCTGTTGAACCAGGAAATCAATGGTTTGGTACTGGTTCAGCTGatagaattataaaaatttgggaTTTAGCAACTGGTATATTAAAAGTATCATTAACTGGACATATTAGTACAGTACGTGGTCTTGCATTTTCACATAGACatccatatttattttcttgtggTGAAGATAAACAAGTAAAATGTTGGGATTTAGAATATAATAAAGTTATACGTCATTATCATGGACATTTATCAGCTGTTTATACAATGGCATTACATCCAACAATTGATGTATTGTTAACTGCTGGTAGAGATGCAACAGCAAGAGTATGGGATATGAGAACAAAAGCAAATGTACATACACTTGTTGGACATACAAATACAGTTGCTAGTATTATTTGTCAATCATCTGAACCACAAATTGTAACTGGTAGTCATGATCAAACAATTAGATTATGGGATTTAGCATCTGGTAAATCACGTGCAACATTaacaaatcataaaaaaagtgTTAGATCAGTTGTATTTCATCCTGAATTATATATGTTTGCATCAGCATCTGCTGATAATATTAAAGAATGGAAATGTCCAGAtggtaaatttatacaaaatttatctgGACATAATGCTGTTATAAATTGTATGGGTGTAAATTCACAAGGTGTATTAGTATCTGGTGCTGATAATGGTACAATGCATTTATGGGATTGGAGAACTGGTTATAATTTTCAACGTCTTCAAGCACCTGTACAACCTGGTTCAATGGACAGTGAAGCTGGAATATTTAGTATTACATTTGATATGTCTGGCACACGTATGATTACAACTGAGGCTGATAAAACAGTTAAAATATGGAAAGAAGATGATACTGCt aCTGAAGAAACACATCCTGTTAAATGGAAACCAGATTTAATTACAAGACGTAAATTTTAA
- the LOC122857030 gene encoding exonuclease mut-7 homolog — protein sequence MDYQFSDNMDYQSEPGPPINYNLQYYISMDGPTQNWLNNLDRIWASWKKSPAVTETLFTYFDTAPNPYESALRILANTSDFNNIKTSASLALTVVEDFQKWLLNHKEKHRQCLVPKLKEVAFKIVMKQRSFQLFKLVTQAYEFEADKEMFIPYLEKMIDENKFKDACQYASALHLETHFCDPEILILPLILQNKNSIAEEFLGNSRQVQHSLLTYLDNLLAPSVVMQEVLDRYIDKRNIPDVKMSTCQIRPMMKLLSRLVKKFDFSPDICPNHNRKRGEGALQFLVRKHFCDGSLSKECWREMAREAVGTDPLLHCEMINQIALHDPNEALYWANIFNVPKTKWPWSVTNINSDIKNTEENWDDDNNIQNNNINNTNDNIIYHSLKLPRESIILIDNQQTFIKFINQGLIDVTIVGIDAEWKPCFGVKKTELALIQIATNNYIYIIDVTTLGSHNSHLWKQLSLTLFENKNIIKLGFGLNHDISMIKDSLPALTDVKFNGQGFLDLHHLWRKLDKDWVFKFPYNGDTNFSSESLSKMVEICLGNRLNKTDQFSNWERRPLREGQIIYAALDAYCLLEVYNVLLNLCEKRNLPFYELCMELQHIPHPSPKKSIKKIDKKQTTTTTSSTVKLIKDDTKIPAHLWRVVCDYELDSLINYLRMCGVDCSSIKLDNITNKTAQDLINEGRLIITKKIYDKFIDFNNSYYQLKSNNITDQLKEILTHFNVKVCEENILCRCNICNQNSFQQVTSNIMWEFYQKFINDNKLQNSTAAATSSSLVNNWHDNKYYTADTSSSTTTCDYWKSSMPLINSRNKRTWFLSTDQQQLKMPITKYGKRIQFEIIKNNNIFQSVSQFYVCDNCGNIYWDGQQSESVINSVLENFIVKNKTGSDNFMCSNFSG from the exons atGGATTATCAATTTAGTGATAATATGGATTATCAAAGTGAACCTGGACCaccaattaattataatttgcagtattatatttcaatggaTGGACCAACACAAAATTGGCTAAATAATTTAGATCGTATTTGGGcatcat ggAAAAAAAGTCCAGCTGTTACTGAAacattatttacatattttgaCACAGCACCAAATCCTTATGAGAGTGCTTTAAGAATTCTTGCAAATACAtctgattttaataatattaaaacaagtgCATCACTTGCTCTAACAGTTGTTGAAGATTTTCAAAAATGGCTTTTAAATCATAAAGAAAAACATCGTCAATGTCTGGTCCCAAAATTAAAAGAAGTagcatttaaaattgttatgaaACAAAGAAGTTTTCAACTATTTAAACTTGTAACACAAGCATATGAATTTGAAGCTGATAAAGAAATGTTTATTccatatttagaaaaaatgattgatgaaaataaatttaaagatgcTTGTCAATATGCATCAGCACTTCATTTAGAAACACATTTTTGTGATccagaaatattaatattaccattaatattacaaaataaaaattcaattgctgAAGAATTTCTTGGTAATTCACGTCAAGTACAACATTCATTATTGACatatcttgataatttattagctCCATCAGTTGTTATGCAAGAAGTACTTGATCGTTATATAGACAAACGTAATATTCCAGATGTTAAAATGTCAACATGTCAAATAAGACcaatgatgaaattattatcacgtcttgttaaaaaatttgatttttcaccTGATATATGTCCAAATCATAATCGTAAACGTGGTGAAGGTGCATTACAATTTTTAGTAAGAAAACATTTTTGTGATGGTAGTTTAAGTAAAGAATGTTGGAGAGAAATGGCACGTGAAGCTGTTGGTACTGATCCATTATTACATTGTGAAATGATTAATCAAATTGCTCTTCATGATCCAAATGAAGCACTTTATTGggcaaatatatttaatgtacCAAAAACAAAATGGCCATGGTCagttacaaatataaattctgatattaaaaatacagaaGAAAATTgggatgatgataataatatacaaaataataatattaataataccaatgataatattatttatcatagtTTAAAATTACCACGTGAATCAATAATACTTATTGATAATCaacaaacatttataaaatttattaatcaaggATTAATTGATGTTACAATTGTTGGTATTGATGCTGAATGGAAACCATGTTTTGGTGTTAAAAAAACTGAACTTGCATTAATACAAATagcaacaaataattatatttatattattgatgttaCAACATTAGGATCACATAATTCACATTTATGGAAACAATTAAGTTTaacattatttgaaaataaaaatattattaaacttggTTTTGGTTTAAATCATGATATATCAATGATTAAAGATAGTCTTCCAGCATTAAcagatgttaaatttaatggaCAAGGATTTTTAGATTTACATCATCTTTGGCGTAAGCTAGATAAAGATTGggtatttaaatttccatataATGGTGATACAAATTTTTCATCTGAAAGTTTAAGTAAAATGGTTGAAATATGTTTGGGTAATAGATTAAATAAAACTGATCAATTTTCAAATTGGGAAAGAAGACCATTACGTGAAGGACAAATTATATATGCTGCATTAGATGCATATTGTTTGTTAGAAGTATATAATGtactattaaatttatgtGAAAAACGTAATTTACCATTTTATGAATTATGCATGGAGCTACAACATATACCACATCCATCacctaaaaaatcaattaaaaaaattgataaaaaacaaacaacaacaacaacatcatcaacagtgaaattaataaaagatgatACAAAAATTCCAGCTCATTTATGGCGTGTTGTTTGTGATTATGAATTagattcattaataaattatttaagaatgTGTGGAGTTGATtgttcaagtataaaattggataatattacaaataaaacagctcaagatttaataaatgaaggaagattaataataactaaaaaaatttatgataaatttattgattttaataatagctATTATCAgctaaaaagtaataatataactgatcaattgaaagaaattttaacacattttaatgttaaagtttgtgaagaaaatatattatgtagaTGTAATATATGCAATCAAAATAGTTTTCAACAAGTTACCAGTAATATTATGTgggaattttatcaaaaatttatcaatgataataaattacaaaactcaacagcagcagcaacatcatcatcattggtCAATAATTGGCATGATAATAAATACTACACAGCtgatacatcatcatcaacaacaacatgtgATTATTGGAAATCATCAATGCCATTAATTAATTCACGTAATAAACGTACTTGGTTTTTATCAACagatcaacaacaattaaaaatgccAATTACAAAATATGGCAAAAGAAtacaatttgaaattattaaaaataataatatatttcaatcaGTATCACAATTTTATGTATGTGATAATTGTGGTAATATTTATTGGGATGGTCAACAATCAGAATCAGTTATTAATTCtgttcttgaaaattttattgttaaaaataaaacaggaTCAGACAATTTTATGTGTTCTAATTTTTCtggctaa
- the LOC122857031 gene encoding paraplegin, whose product MNNKLNNRIFERSFSTSSSARNNDDKSKSSSEKGPKDPDQDQRQNANDQRAAVIKLFLLTAFIYGLFVYPLRRLGGSDTGETVTPFISWNEFVHQMLAKGEVQEIIVKPEMDWVTVVLYEGAVVKGNKTKMRVYHMIVADATKLEEKLREAEHSLGVKEGHGVPIVYDRGTGMFEIGFMIAAVGYLLFMMIKNKGTSKFLPKDLFGSMTRAKYTLVDPLTGGSRGVKFSDVAGLKEAKIEVMEVVDYLKRPEHYKTLGAKVPKGALLLGPPGCGKTMLAKAVATEANVPFLSMNGSEFIEMIGGLGAARVRNLFAECRKRSPSILYIDEIDAIGKKRSGSGSSSDATSSRGTSESEQTLNQLLVEMDGMASKDGVIVIASTNRAEVLDKALLRPGRFDRHILIDLPTLQERKEIFERHLKSIILDKKPENYSPRLAQLTPGFSGADIANICNEAALHAARFVKKSVDSNDLSYAIDRVLCGPEKKDHGVSPTEKKIVAYHEAGHALVAWLLEETDALLKVTIKPRTRGALGFAQYTPTERKNYSKELLIETMCTALGGRAAENIIFKRCTTGAQSDLDRVTKIAYALVRQFGMSKEVGLLSFTEEETSLSQKKPFSKKLKNIMDAEVRQIVGAAYRRTEKILNDNLDKLEMIAEALLKQETLTYEEVEAMIGPPPFGQKKKVDFIDIDVPVAVSVETTSDPSSSSSSNS is encoded by the exons atgaacaataaattaaataatagaatttttgagCGAAgtttttcaacatcatcatcagctagaaataatgatgataaatcaaaatctTCATCTGAAAAAGGACCAAAAGATCCAGATCAAGATCAACGACAAAATGCAAATGATCAACGAGCTGCtgttataaaactttttttactaACAGCATTTATTTATGGTTTATTTGTGTATCCATTAAGAAGACTTGGTGGTAGTGATACAGGAGAAACAGTAACACCATTTATATCTTGGAATGAATTTGTTCATCAAATGTTAGCAAAAGGTGAAGTACaagaaataattgttaaaccaGAAATGGATTGGGTAACAGTTGTACTTTATGAGGGTGCTGTTGTAAAAggtaataaaacaaaaatgcgTGTGTATCATATGATTGTTGCTGATGCTAcaaaattagaagaaaaattacGTGAAGCTGAACATTCACTTGGTGTTAAAGAAGGTCATGGTGTACCAATTGTTTATGATAGAGGTACTGGTATGTTTGAAATTGGTTTTATGATTGCAGCAgttggttatttattatttatgatgataaaaaataaaggtacatcaaaatttttaccaaAAGATTTATTTGGTAGTATGACACGTGCAAAATATACATTAGTTGATCCATTAACTGGTGGTAGTAGAGGTGTTAAATTTTCTGATGTTGCTGGTCTTAAAGAAGCTAAAATTGAAGTTATGGaagttgttgattatttaaaacgtCCAGAACATTATAAAACACTTGGTGCAAAAGTACCAAAAGGTGCATTATTATTAGGTCCACCTGGTTGTGGTAAAACAATGTTAGCAAAAGCTGTTGCAACTGAAGCAAATGTaccatttttatcaatgaatggATCAGAATTTATTGAAATGATTGGTGGTCTTGGAGCAGCAAGAGTAAGAAATTTATTTGCAGAATGTCGTAAACGTTCACcaagtatattatatattgatgaaattgatgctattggaaaaaaaagatctggttCTGGTTCTAGTTCAGATGCAACATCAAGTCGTGGTACAAGTGAATCAGAACAAACATTAAATCAATTACTTGTTGAAATGGATGGTATGGCATCAAAAGATGGTGTTATTGTTATTGCATCAACAAATCGTGCTGAAGTATTAGATAAAGCTTTATTACGTCCTGGTAGATTTGATagacatattttaattgatttaccAACATTAcaagaaagaaaagaaatatttgaacgtcatttaaaatcaataatattagataaaaaacCAGAAAATTATTCACCAAGATTAGCACAATTAACACCTGGTTTTAGTGGTGCTGATATTGCAAATATATGTAATGAAGCTGCACTTCATGCTGCTagatttgttaaaaaatcagTTGATAGTAATGATTTAAGTTATGCTATTGATAGAGTATTATGTGgaccagaaaaaaaagatcatgGTGTATCaccaactgaaaaaaaaattgttgcatATCATGAAGCTGGTCATGCACTTGTTGCTTGGTTATTAGAAGAAACTGATGCATTACTTAAAGTTACAATAAAACCAAGAACAAGAGGTGCATTAGGTTTTGCACAATATACACCAACTGAACGTAAAAATTATAgtaaagaattattaattgaaacaaTGTGTACAGCACTTGGTGGTAGAGCtgctgaaaatattatatttaaaagatgcACAACTGGTGCACAAAGTGATTTAGATAGAGTTACTAAAATTGCATATGCATTAGTAAGACAATTTGGTATGAGTAAAGAAGTtggtttattatcatttactgAAGAAGAAACAagtttatcacaaaaaaaaccatttagtaaaaaattaaaaaatatcatggatGCTGAAGTAAGACAAATTGTAGGTGCTGCATATAGAAGAACTGAAAAAATTCTCAATGATAATTTGGATAAATTAGAaatg attgctGAAGCACTTTTAAAACAAGAAACACTTACGTATGAAGAAGTTGAAGCAATGATTGGTCCACCACCATTTGGACAAAAAAAGAAGgttgattttattgatattgatgtACCTGTTGCTGTATCAGTTGAAACAACATCAgatccatcatcatcatcatcatctaacTCATAA